A region from the Geobacillus vulcani PSS1 genome encodes:
- the rpmI gene encoding 50S ribosomal protein L35: protein MPKMKTHRGSAKRFKKTASGKLKRGHAYTSHLFANKTKKQKRHLRKATLVSPGDFKRIRQMLDNLK from the coding sequence ATGCCTAAAATGAAAACTCACCGCGGCTCGGCGAAACGGTTCAAAAAAACGGCGAGCGGCAAATTAAAACGCGGCCATGCGTATACGAGCCATTTGTTTGCCAATAAAACGAAAAAACAAAAGCGTCATCTTCGCAAAGCGACGCTCGTCTCGCCTGGCGATTTCAAACGCATCCGCCAAATGCTCGACAACTTGAAATAA
- the rplT gene encoding 50S ribosomal protein L20, translating to MPRVKGGPVTRRRRKKVLKLAKGYFGAKHALYRVANQQVMKSLLYAYRDRRQRKRDFRKLWIARINAAARQNGLSYSRLMHGLKLAGVEVNRKMLADLAVNDQAAFAQLADLAKANLNK from the coding sequence ATGCCACGCGTAAAAGGTGGACCAGTGACGCGCAGACGTCGCAAAAAAGTATTGAAGCTTGCCAAGGGCTATTTCGGCGCGAAACACGCGTTATATAGAGTCGCGAACCAACAAGTGATGAAATCGCTCTTGTATGCGTATCGCGACCGCCGTCAACGGAAACGCGACTTCCGCAAATTGTGGATCGCCCGCATCAACGCAGCGGCCCGCCAAAACGGCTTGTCCTACAGCCGTCTGATGCACGGATTGAAACTGGCCGGTGTGGAAGTGAACCGAAAAATGCTCGCCGACTTGGCGGTGAACGACCAAGCGGCGTTTGCCCAACTTGCTGACTTGGCAAAAGCAAATTTGAATAAGTAA
- a CDS encoding DUF1294 domain-containing protein, producing the protein MVQYGIVINVLAFLMMGLDKFKAKHRRFRIAERTLWLLSLAGGATGAAVGMYAFRHKTRHRTFRYGLPLLSIAEWLFCWKWIS; encoded by the coding sequence ATGGTACAATACGGAATAGTGATCAACGTCCTCGCGTTTTTGATGATGGGGCTCGACAAATTCAAGGCAAAACATCGCCGCTTCCGCATCGCCGAGCGGACGCTATGGCTGTTGTCGCTCGCTGGGGGCGCCACCGGCGCCGCCGTCGGGATGTATGCATTCCGCCATAAAACGCGCCATCGGACGTTTCGCTATGGTTTGCCGCTGTTGTCGATCGCGGAATGGCTTTTTTGTTGGAAATGGATATCGTAG
- a CDS encoding dUTP diphosphatase, whose protein sequence is MNWPSLYRLQRALDERIETEHGLEHEDLFDRKMLAFLVELGELANETRCFKFWSVKPPAPAEQVLEEYVDGLHFLLSLGLECGFFYEKREIPSVERLPVEQFLAVFRHTDRFGETKAPEDYDALFTEYWRLGVTLGFSSEAVAAAYRRKNEVNHQRQNERY, encoded by the coding sequence ATGAACTGGCCTTCGCTTTACCGTCTGCAGCGCGCCTTGGATGAGCGGATTGAAACGGAACACGGCCTTGAGCATGAAGATCTGTTCGACCGAAAAATGCTTGCTTTTCTCGTCGAACTTGGCGAACTGGCCAACGAGACGCGCTGCTTCAAATTTTGGAGCGTGAAACCGCCGGCGCCGGCGGAGCAGGTGCTCGAGGAGTATGTGGATGGTTTGCATTTTCTTTTATCGCTCGGACTGGAATGTGGATTTTTCTACGAAAAGAGAGAGATCCCGTCGGTTGAGCGGCTGCCTGTTGAACAGTTTCTCGCCGTGTTCCGCCACACTGACCGATTTGGGGAGACGAAAGCGCCTGAAGATTATGATGCGCTGTTCACGGAATATTGGCGTCTCGGCGTGACGCTCGGCTTTTCGTCCGAGGCGGTTGCCGCCGCGTATCGACGGAAAAATGAAGTGAACCACCAACGGCAAAATGAACGGTATTAA
- a CDS encoding M42 family metallopeptidase, translating to MSKLDETLTMLKALTDAKGVPGNEREAREVMKTYIAPYADEVTTDGLGSLIAKKEGKSGGPKVMIAGHLDEVGFMVTQIDDKGFIRFQTLGGWWSQVMLAQRVTIVTKKGDITGVIGSKPPHILPPEARKKPVDIKDMFIDIGATSREEAMEWGVRPGDMIVPYFEFTVLNNEKMLLAKAWDNRIGCAVAIDVLKQLKGVDHPNTVYGVGTVQEEVGLRGARTAAQSIQPDIAFAVDVGVAGDTPGVSEKEAMGKLGAGPHIVLYDATMVSHRGLREFVIEVAEELNIPYHFDAMPGGGTDAGAIHLTGSGVPSLTIAIPTRYIHSHAAILHRDDYENTVKLLVEVIKRLDADKVKQLTFD from the coding sequence ATGTCCAAGTTGGACGAAACGTTGACGATGCTGAAAGCGCTGACCGATGCCAAAGGCGTGCCGGGCAACGAACGGGAAGCGCGCGAGGTGATGAAAACGTACATAGCTCCTTATGCCGATGAAGTGACAACTGACGGGCTCGGCAGCTTGATCGCTAAAAAAGAAGGGAAATCCGGTGGACCGAAAGTGATGATCGCCGGCCATTTGGACGAAGTCGGCTTCATGGTGACGCAAATCGATGACAAGGGGTTCATCCGCTTTCAGACGCTCGGCGGCTGGTGGAGCCAAGTGATGCTTGCCCAGCGCGTGACGATTGTGACGAAAAAAGGCGACATCACCGGTGTCATCGGTTCGAAGCCGCCGCACATTCTTCCGCCGGAAGCGCGCAAAAAGCCGGTCGACATCAAAGACATGTTCATCGACATCGGCGCGACGAGCCGCGAGGAAGCCATGGAATGGGGCGTCCGCCCGGGCGATATGATCGTGCCGTATTTTGAATTCACGGTGTTAAACAATGAAAAAATGCTGCTGGCCAAAGCGTGGGACAACCGGATCGGCTGTGCGGTCGCCATCGATGTGCTCAAGCAGCTGAAGGGCGTCGACCATCCGAACACGGTATACGGCGTTGGCACGGTGCAGGAAGAAGTCGGCTTGCGCGGCGCGCGCACAGCGGCCCAGTCCATCCAGCCAGACATTGCCTTTGCTGTTGATGTCGGCGTGGCTGGCGACACGCCGGGGGTGTCAGAAAAAGAAGCGATGGGCAAACTCGGCGCCGGCCCGCACATCGTCTTGTACGATGCGACGATGGTCTCGCACCGCGGCTTGCGTGAGTTTGTCATCGAGGTGGCCGAAGAGCTGAACATTCCGTATCATTTTGACGCCATGCCGGGCGGCGGCACGGACGCGGGGGCGATCCACTTGACCGGCAGCGGTGTTCCGTCGCTGACGATTGCCATCCCGACGCGCTACATTCATTCACACGCCGCCATTTTGCACCGTGATGACTACGAAAATACGGTCAAGCTGCTTGTCGAAGTGATCAAACGGCTTGATGCCGACAAAGTGAAGCAACTGACGTTTGACTAA
- the sspI gene encoding small acid-soluble spore protein SspI yields MDLNLRKAIMHNVANNSKEQLENTIEDAIQRGEEKYLPGLGVLFEAIWTHATEQQKDMMLTTLEQAVKQ; encoded by the coding sequence ATGGATTTGAACTTGCGGAAAGCCATTATGCACAATGTCGCCAACAATTCCAAAGAACAGCTTGAAAACACGATTGAAGACGCGATCCAACGCGGCGAGGAAAAATATTTGCCCGGCCTCGGCGTCCTGTTTGAAGCCATTTGGACGCACGCCACCGAGCAGCAAAAAGACATGATGCTCACGACACTCGAGCAGGCGGTGAAACAATAA
- the msrA gene encoding peptide-methionine (S)-S-oxide reductase MsrA yields the protein MEKATFAGGCFWCMVTPFEELDGIYGIVSGYTGGHVENPTYEQVKTGTTGHYEAVQITFDPDVFPYERLLELYWCQIDPTDDGGQFHDRGPQYRTAIFYHNERQRQLAEQSKRALEESGRFSKPIVTKILPATTFYPAEEYHQNYHKKNPDHYKQDRAASGRDEFIAKHWGTKR from the coding sequence ATGGAAAAAGCGACATTCGCCGGCGGCTGCTTTTGGTGCATGGTGACGCCGTTTGAAGAACTCGACGGCATTTACGGCATCGTCTCCGGCTATACGGGCGGGCATGTCGAAAACCCGACGTATGAGCAGGTGAAAACGGGGACGACCGGCCATTACGAGGCGGTGCAAATCACCTTTGACCCGGACGTGTTCCCATATGAGCGGCTTTTGGAGCTGTATTGGTGCCAAATCGATCCGACCGATGACGGCGGCCAGTTTCACGACCGCGGCCCGCAATACCGGACGGCGATTTTTTACCATAACGAAAGACAGCGCCAGCTCGCTGAGCAGTCGAAGCGGGCGTTGGAAGAAAGCGGGCGCTTCTCGAAGCCGATCGTGACGAAAATTTTGCCGGCCACGACGTTTTATCCGGCAGAAGAGTACCATCAAAACTATCATAAGAAAAATCCGGACCATTACAAGCAAGACCGGGCCGCTTCCGGCCGCGACGAATTTATCGCCAAACATTGGGGGACGAAGCGGTGA
- a CDS encoding TrmH family RNA methyltransferase, whose translation MKRIESPKNARVKQWKKLLTKKGRDETGWFLLEGFHLVEEAVKSRAPLVELIVDERAAIPPGWDVSDVPVVIVTEAVMKAISSTETPQGIMAVCRQDTAELGDVNTALLIDAVQDPGNLGTMIRTADAAGIDAVILGEGCADLYNPKVVRATQGSLFHLPVVKGDLAQWIARFQKQGIPVYGTALENAADYRTVRPSPSFALLVGNEGSGVRRELLEMTTENVHIPLYGQAESLNVAVAAGILLYSLRAVR comes from the coding sequence GTGAAGCGGATCGAATCGCCAAAAAACGCGCGCGTGAAGCAATGGAAAAAGTTGCTGACGAAAAAAGGGCGCGACGAAACCGGGTGGTTTTTGCTTGAAGGATTCCATCTCGTCGAAGAGGCAGTGAAAAGCCGAGCGCCGCTTGTCGAGCTGATTGTGGACGAGCGGGCCGCGATTCCGCCCGGCTGGGACGTCAGCGATGTGCCGGTAGTGATCGTAACGGAAGCGGTGATGAAGGCGATCAGCAGCACGGAAACGCCGCAAGGGATCATGGCTGTCTGCCGGCAAGACACAGCGGAGCTTGGCGATGTGAACACGGCGCTGCTCATTGACGCCGTGCAAGATCCCGGCAATCTCGGCACGATGATTCGCACGGCTGATGCGGCCGGCATCGATGCGGTCATTTTAGGGGAAGGATGCGCCGATTTGTACAACCCGAAAGTCGTCCGTGCGACGCAAGGATCGCTGTTTCACCTTCCGGTTGTCAAAGGCGATCTGGCACAGTGGATCGCGCGTTTCCAAAAGCAAGGCATTCCTGTATACGGCACCGCCTTGGAGAACGCCGCCGATTACCGCACCGTTCGTCCGTCGCCTTCGTTCGCCTTGCTTGTCGGCAACGAAGGAAGCGGCGTCCGGCGCGAGCTGCTCGAGATGACGACAGAAAACGTCCACATCCCGCTTTACGGCCAGGCGGAGTCGCTCAACGTCGCGGTGGCGGCCGGAATTTTGCTTTATTCTTTGCGGGCGGTGCGGTAA